Proteins from one Faecalibacterium sp. I3-3-33 genomic window:
- the rpsO gene encoding 30S ribosomal protein S15, translating to MNKQEVMAKVALTEKDTGSPEVQVALLTAHINELNEHLKKNPNDHHSRRGLLKMVGRRRNLLAYLQKKDIERYRALIATLGLRK from the coding sequence ATGAATAAGCAGGAAGTTATGGCCAAAGTCGCTCTGACCGAGAAGGACACTGGCTCCCCCGAGGTTCAGGTCGCTCTGCTGACCGCTCACATCAACGAGCTGAACGAGCACCTGAAGAAGAACCCTAACGATCACCACAGCCGCCGCGGTCTGCTGAAGATGGTTGGCCGTCGCCGCAATCTGCTGGCTTATCTCCAGAAGAAGGACATCGAGCGTTACCGTGCTCTGATCGCAACTCTGGGTCTGCGTAAGTAA
- a CDS encoding CPBP family intramembrane glutamic endopeptidase, producing the protein MLKRLRTAHPILYCILSEVLFLGSMVVFSLLATIGLAAAGADFDTMDGYLFGSVQEAVGLAVALLLLARTGRLDLLRRRGCGFLNGLLVGMYPLFFIGYTVCGTLAFSRPDTPLLPLPRILTFMLNMILVGVAEELVFRGIIAQTLLERYGTARAGVWKACLVSGVLFGAAHLSNLIGSAPFGVLMQCVFAASLGVMLAAIYFRTGNLWVTVFLHSAMDIAAMLIGGLYGTTSVAESVSGYDASRLMSVAVYLIPTMFLLRKKKLPEVQLYWGGIVKN; encoded by the coding sequence ATGCTCAAACGGCTGCGCACTGCGCACCCCATTCTTTATTGTATCCTGTCCGAGGTGCTGTTCCTTGGCAGCATGGTCGTGTTCAGCCTGCTGGCTACCATCGGGCTGGCAGCGGCAGGCGCGGATTTTGACACCATGGACGGCTATCTGTTTGGTTCTGTGCAGGAGGCTGTCGGGCTGGCGGTGGCACTTTTGCTGCTGGCCCGCACCGGCAGGCTGGATCTGCTGCGGCGGCGCGGCTGCGGCTTTCTGAACGGGCTGCTGGTGGGCATGTACCCGCTGTTTTTCATTGGGTACACGGTCTGCGGGACGCTGGCTTTCAGCCGCCCGGACACGCCGCTGCTGCCGCTGCCCCGCATCCTGACCTTTATGTTGAACATGATCCTTGTGGGTGTGGCTGAGGAGCTGGTGTTCCGGGGCATCATTGCCCAGACCCTGCTGGAGCGCTACGGCACCGCCCGCGCAGGGGTGTGGAAGGCCTGCCTTGTGTCCGGCGTGCTGTTCGGCGCAGCGCACCTGAGCAACCTGATCGGTTCGGCACCCTTTGGCGTGCTGATGCAGTGCGTGTTTGCGGCTTCGCTAGGCGTGATGCTGGCCGCCATCTACTTCCGCACCGGCAATTTGTGGGTGACGGTGTTCCTGCACAGCGCCATGGACATTGCCGCCATGCTTATCGGCGGGCTGTACGGCACCACCAGCGTGGCCGAGAGCGTGAGCGGCTACGATGCCTCGCGGCTGATGTCGGTGGCGGTGTACCTGATCCCCACCATGTTTCTGCTGCGCAAAAAGAAGCTGCCGGAGGTGCAGCTGTACTGGGGCGGTATTGTAAAAAATTAA
- the secA gene encoding preprotein translocase subunit SecA, with translation MSLVEKLFGSFSDRELKKVNPITKQVLALEPKYQAMSDADLQAQTAAFKQQLAEGKTLDDILPDAFAVCREAAWRVLGMKHFPVQVTGGIALHRGDIAEMQTGEGKTLVATLPAYLNALTGEGVHIVTVNDYLAKRDSEWMGKLYRWLGLSVGLIVQGMDGDARRAAYNADITYGTNNEFGFDYLRDNMVTYKANMVQRGHAYAIVDEVDSILIDEARTPLIISGRGEDSSSLYTQVDRFVRTLHKSVVVELEDKVSTDEQADGDYVVDEKHKTCTLTAAGIKKAEAYFKVENLAAAENMTLAHHIDQAIKAYGVMQRDIDYVVKDGQVIIVDEFTGRLMIGRRYNEGLHQAIEAKEGVKIAAESKTLATITFQNYFRMYKKLSGMTGTARTEATEFTEIYGLNIVSVPTNRPVQRKDYPDAIYKTVEGKYRAVIEQVMECHKNGQPVLVGTVSVEKSETLAKMLQRHTRDFNVLNAKNHEREAEIVAQAGKKGAITIATNMAGRGTDIMLGGNAEFMAKAQMRKEHFCENLLNPETPQDADPAAVELLLTEANGHGETTDANILAARQRFDQLYAQYKPAIDAEADEVRAAGGLFIIGTERHESRRIDNQLRGRAGRQGDPGASRFYLSLEDDLMRLFGGDRVSGLMNTLKIDEDTPIENRMITNTLESAQKKLEGRNFEIRKNVLKYDDVMNQQREIIYGQRRKVLDGEDISTEMHKMLRENIDSSCAQFLSGDVKDEWDFGALRRHYQGWLTTDADFHYTVADFDSLSQQGIADMLYDRGMQILQAKEVRYGAPVMRELERICLLKCVDRQWMDHIDNMDQLRQGIALRGYGQKDPVVEYRIEGFDMFDQMVDSIRESSVKMLLTIELRAAGSAPKREQVAKPTGEGFVPGNGAPGVKGSPKGQPVRVVKIGRNDPCPCGSGLKFKKCTCAQYHPNGNNGGEE, from the coding sequence ATGTCCCTTGTTGAAAAACTTTTTGGCAGCTTCTCCGACCGGGAGCTGAAAAAGGTGAACCCCATCACCAAACAGGTGCTGGCGCTGGAGCCCAAGTATCAGGCCATGTCCGATGCCGACTTGCAGGCGCAGACTGCCGCTTTCAAGCAGCAGCTGGCCGAGGGCAAAACGCTGGACGACATTCTGCCGGATGCCTTTGCCGTCTGCCGCGAGGCCGCATGGCGCGTGCTGGGCATGAAGCACTTTCCTGTGCAGGTGACCGGCGGCATCGCCCTGCACCGCGGCGATATTGCCGAGATGCAGACCGGCGAGGGCAAGACCCTTGTGGCTACCCTGCCCGCCTACCTGAACGCCCTGACCGGCGAGGGTGTGCACATCGTTACCGTCAACGACTATCTGGCCAAGCGCGACAGCGAGTGGATGGGCAAGCTCTACCGCTGGCTGGGGCTGAGCGTGGGCCTGATCGTGCAGGGCATGGACGGCGACGCCCGACGGGCCGCCTACAATGCCGATATCACCTACGGCACCAACAACGAATTCGGCTTCGACTACCTGCGCGACAACATGGTGACCTACAAGGCCAACATGGTGCAGCGCGGCCACGCCTACGCCATCGTGGACGAGGTGGACTCCATCCTGATCGATGAAGCCCGCACGCCTTTGATCATTTCCGGCCGCGGCGAGGACTCCTCCAGCCTGTATACGCAGGTGGACCGCTTTGTGCGCACCCTGCACAAGAGCGTGGTGGTGGAACTGGAAGATAAGGTCTCCACCGATGAGCAGGCCGATGGCGATTACGTTGTGGACGAAAAGCACAAGACCTGTACCCTGACCGCCGCCGGTATCAAAAAGGCCGAGGCCTATTTTAAGGTAGAAAACCTTGCCGCCGCCGAGAACATGACCCTTGCCCACCACATCGATCAGGCCATCAAGGCCTACGGCGTGATGCAGCGGGACATCGACTATGTGGTCAAGGATGGTCAGGTCATCATCGTGGACGAGTTCACCGGACGCCTGATGATCGGACGCCGGTACAACGAGGGTCTGCATCAGGCCATCGAGGCCAAGGAGGGCGTGAAGATCGCCGCCGAAAGCAAGACGCTGGCCACCATCACCTTCCAGAACTACTTCCGTATGTACAAAAAGCTGTCCGGTATGACCGGTACTGCCCGCACCGAAGCCACCGAGTTCACCGAGATCTACGGCCTGAACATCGTCAGCGTGCCCACCAACCGCCCGGTGCAGCGCAAGGACTACCCGGACGCCATCTACAAGACCGTGGAGGGCAAGTACCGCGCCGTCATCGAGCAGGTAATGGAGTGCCACAAAAACGGTCAGCCCGTGCTGGTGGGTACTGTCAGTGTGGAAAAGAGCGAAACGCTTGCCAAGATGCTGCAGCGCCACACCCGGGATTTCAACGTGCTGAACGCCAAGAACCACGAGCGTGAAGCCGAGATCGTAGCGCAGGCCGGTAAAAAGGGTGCCATCACCATCGCCACCAACATGGCAGGCCGTGGTACCGATATCATGCTGGGCGGCAACGCCGAGTTCATGGCGAAAGCCCAGATGCGCAAGGAGCACTTCTGCGAAAACCTGCTCAACCCCGAGACCCCGCAGGACGCCGACCCGGCAGCCGTGGAGCTGCTGCTGACCGAAGCCAACGGCCACGGTGAGACCACCGATGCCAACATTCTGGCGGCACGTCAGCGCTTTGACCAGCTGTACGCCCAGTACAAGCCCGCCATCGACGCCGAGGCCGACGAGGTGCGCGCCGCAGGCGGTCTGTTCATCATTGGCACCGAGCGCCACGAGAGCCGCCGTATCGACAACCAGCTGCGCGGCCGTGCCGGCCGTCAGGGCGACCCGGGCGCTTCCCGCTTCTACCTGAGCCTTGAGGACGACCTGATGCGCCTGTTTGGCGGCGACCGGGTGTCCGGCCTGATGAACACCCTGAAGATCGACGAGGATACCCCCATCGAGAACCGCATGATCACCAATACGCTGGAAAGCGCCCAGAAAAAGCTGGAAGGCCGCAACTTCGAGATCCGTAAGAACGTGCTGAAGTACGACGACGTGATGAACCAGCAGCGCGAGATCATCTACGGGCAGCGCCGCAAGGTGCTGGACGGCGAGGATATCAGCACCGAGATGCACAAGATGCTGCGGGAGAACATCGATTCCAGCTGCGCCCAGTTCCTTTCCGGTGATGTAAAGGACGAGTGGGATTTTGGTGCCCTGCGCCGCCACTATCAGGGCTGGCTGACCACCGATGCCGACTTCCACTATACCGTGGCAGACTTTGATAGCCTTTCCCAGCAGGGCATTGCCGATATGCTGTACGACCGCGGGATGCAGATCCTGCAGGCCAAGGAGGTGCGCTACGGTGCACCTGTCATGCGCGAGCTGGAGCGCATCTGCCTGCTCAAGTGCGTAGACCGCCAGTGGATGGACCACATCGACAACATGGACCAGCTGCGGCAGGGCATCGCGCTGCGCGGCTACGGCCAGAAGGACCCGGTGGTGGAATACCGCATCGAGGGCTTTGATATGTTTGACCAGATGGTGGATTCCATCCGGGAGTCCAGCGTCAAGATGCTGCTGACCATCGAGCTGCGCGCCGCCGGTTCCGCCCCCAAGCGGGAGCAGGTGGCAAAGCCCACCGGCGAGGGTTTTGTGCCCGGCAACGGCGCACCCGGCGTCAAGGGCAGCCCCAAGGGCCAGCCGGTGCGTGTGGTCAAGATCGGCCGCAACGACCCCTGCCCCTGCGGCAGCGGCCTGAAGTTCAAAAAGTGCACCTGCGCCCAGTACCACCCCAATGGCAATAACGGCGGGGAAGAATAA
- a CDS encoding M20 metallopeptidase family protein: MIAPEKLLEAAKALEPQLQEWRRTLHRHPEVGFDLPQTKALVKKALTEMGYTPQDCGKCGVVALAGGKRPGKVILLRGDMDALPLQEESGEEFSSELPGKMHGCGHDMHTAMVLGAAKLLKEHEDEIEGTVKLEFQPAEEIFQGSLDMINSGLLENPKVDAAVMFHVLAGMPLPAGMVLVPGGGITMASCEQYHIVVRGKGGHGSMPNACIDPITAAAHIHIALQEINSRELDPAGFGVFTTGRFEAGKASNVIPDSADMWGTIRTVDPEQKVSALIHQRMTEIAQGVATAYRCTAEVEFSDYCPCMVVDTPLAGNALTYMTELLGKEAMDMTPLTGGKPGGGSEDFAFVSHEVPTVSMFLAAGNAKEGYTYGQHHPKVRFDDSILYRGTAAYTYMALRWLAEHQ, translated from the coding sequence ATGATCGCACCGGAAAAACTGTTGGAAGCCGCCAAGGCGCTGGAGCCCCAGCTGCAGGAATGGCGGCGCACACTGCACCGTCACCCGGAGGTGGGCTTTGACCTGCCCCAGACCAAGGCACTGGTCAAAAAGGCGCTGACTGAGATGGGCTACACCCCGCAGGACTGCGGCAAGTGCGGCGTGGTGGCGCTTGCAGGCGGCAAGCGTCCCGGCAAGGTGATCCTGCTGCGCGGCGATATGGACGCGCTGCCCTTGCAGGAGGAATCCGGCGAGGAGTTTTCCTCTGAGCTGCCCGGCAAGATGCACGGCTGCGGCCACGATATGCACACCGCTATGGTGCTGGGTGCAGCCAAGCTGCTCAAGGAGCACGAGGACGAGATCGAGGGCACGGTAAAGCTGGAGTTCCAGCCCGCAGAGGAGATTTTTCAGGGCTCGCTGGATATGATCAACAGCGGCCTGCTGGAGAACCCCAAGGTGGACGCAGCTGTCATGTTCCATGTACTGGCCGGAATGCCCCTGCCCGCCGGTATGGTGCTGGTGCCGGGCGGCGGCATCACCATGGCCAGCTGCGAGCAGTACCACATCGTTGTGCGCGGCAAGGGCGGCCACGGCTCCATGCCCAACGCCTGCATCGACCCCATCACCGCAGCGGCGCACATCCACATTGCCCTGCAGGAGATCAACAGCCGTGAGCTGGACCCCGCAGGCTTCGGCGTGTTCACCACCGGCCGGTTCGAGGCAGGCAAGGCCTCCAACGTCATCCCGGATTCTGCCGATATGTGGGGCACCATCCGCACTGTGGACCCGGAGCAGAAGGTCAGTGCCCTCATCCACCAGCGCATGACCGAAATTGCACAGGGCGTAGCCACCGCCTACCGCTGCACCGCCGAGGTGGAGTTCAGCGATTACTGCCCCTGCATGGTGGTGGACACCCCGCTGGCGGGCAACGCCCTGACCTATATGACCGAGCTGCTGGGCAAGGAAGCGATGGATATGACCCCGCTCACCGGCGGCAAGCCCGGCGGCGGCAGCGAGGACTTCGCCTTTGTCAGCCACGAGGTACCCACCGTGAGTATGTTCTTAGCTGCCGGCAACGCCAAGGAGGGCTACACCTACGGCCAGCACCACCCCAAGGTGCGCTTTGATGACAGCATCCTGTACCGCGGCACGGCAGCCTACACCTATATGGCCCTGCGCTGGCTGGCAGAGCATCAGTAA
- a CDS encoding glycerol-3-phosphate responsive antiterminator, translating into MKQELMDAILETPVIAAVKDDAGLCNALTNENIRVVFVLYGDICNISSIVRRIHEAGRFAVVHVDLIAGLAGKEVAVDFIRNTTEADGIISTRQSFIRRAKELGLAAILRVFLLDSIALESLDKIPANLPDCLDLLPGAMPKILRRVCAKAKVPVLTGGLIADKEDVLAALEAGATAISTTNQAVWDM; encoded by the coding sequence ATGAAGCAGGAGCTGATGGATGCCATTCTGGAAACGCCGGTCATTGCGGCAGTCAAAGATGATGCAGGGCTTTGCAACGCACTGACCAACGAGAATATCCGGGTGGTATTTGTATTATATGGAGATATCTGTAATATCTCCTCCATTGTGCGCCGCATCCACGAAGCCGGACGCTTTGCCGTGGTGCATGTAGACCTTATTGCCGGGCTGGCGGGCAAAGAGGTGGCGGTGGACTTTATCCGCAATACCACCGAGGCGGACGGCATCATCTCCACCCGGCAGTCCTTCATCCGCCGCGCCAAAGAGCTGGGACTGGCCGCCATCCTGCGGGTATTCCTGCTGGATTCCATCGCACTGGAAAGTCTGGACAAGATCCCCGCAAACCTACCGGACTGTCTGGATCTGCTGCCCGGCGCTATGCCCAAGATCCTGCGCCGCGTCTGCGCCAAAGCCAAGGTGCCGGTGCTGACCGGCGGGCTGATCGCGGACAAGGAGGACGTGCTGGCTGCGCTGGAAGCCGGTGCTACCGCCATTTCCACCACCAATCAGGCCGTGTGGGATATGTGA